Part of the Vespa velutina chromosome 7, iVesVel2.1, whole genome shotgun sequence genome, atataaaagaaaaaaggaaaagaaattaaagtacTAAGAAAgagttattttttgttttaaattatttttttaataaaattatctgcAATAAtttgtaagataaaaaataaagacttAAATCGATAGTTAACCTCAATTTAAAACCATATTAagtgttattaaataataaacgttctttgaatagaaaagtttgtaatttataaaaaaaaataaaaaaataaaataaccaTAATTACGATGATTATAATTAGTTGTAGATAATTGTGTTGTTCAGGATGACGtcttacatttataattttattttttaagcaTTCGTATAAGATTAAGTACATTGTACTGatcaaacaaataaacgaaaagatcaaaattttgttattgtaTTTTGCGTTGTTAAACGAAGTACATCAATTTGCATATGTTTAGTCAAAGTACATAGATAGTGATTCGACATAAAACGATTAATTGCAAAATTCAGCGACATTTCTCGTTTCTCGATGTCATCCGCTTTCTCTCATACACTATTTCAAAATGGCAGCAGCTACGGACGAGCTGAGTGAGTAGTCCTGAAAAAAATTAGGTTTATTCGgtatataaagaattaatttcattgtgtTCCTTATCATTTCGGAAGTCATACATTGGTTTATTTAAATGGACAACTATAACAAGCAAAATTAGTATTTTAAAGCAttttttaacgtaaaaaagaaagtcaatTGTCATGCCGCCCTGTAAAAAGGCAACTTCAAACCTATCATTTTCCGTGAAGGTTCTGTTCAATAGTTTCTCAATTCacatctctccctctccttacCCTTGTCAGCTGCTACATCTTCATTTCAGCACGTGCTTACTCAACTGTCAAACAGATCAAGTTTAGTGTTAAAATACAgtgtttatttatgattttatttataattttcacatttaaatattcgaCAAAATTTACGTTATTGTAtagtgttattattttatgattaaattaaatattttctttttgtattattgtttttatatatggaaattatttaatttgttacacattatatataaaattattttattttaaagttgATAAAactgaatttttaatttatttgaaaaatatatatatataatatttgtgcTATAGAAATTATCCAATAGATTATGAATCATGTTAATTGTGTTCTcataaagtttaataaaatgtacatatattaatcaaGTATTttctgtaattaattaatattgtttgaTTAAAGTTTTGCTTGAAAGAGTTTTCCTTCGGCTGGGATCAGCAGATACAGATGAACAATTACAAGCATCTGTTTGTAAATTCCTACCGCCGGTATTGCTCAAATTGTCCAGTGCACAGGAAGgcgttagaaaaaaagtaatggaGTTGTTAATTCATATCAATAGAAGGGTAAAAACTAGACCTCAAGTGCAGTTACCAGTTGAAGCATTATTGTTGCAGTATCAGGATCCAGCTGCTAGTTCATTTGTAAttgtatgttatttttatttatatgtgttcTTTAATGACAAAATAGTATCTAAtgagtataatattattttcagaattttacaattatatatataaaattgggATATCCACgaatggaaatgaaaaagcaAGCAGAATTAATCCCCAGTGTATTAAATGCTATTGATGGAAAACCTTTATCCCATCAAGATAGGTTtgtcaatatataattattaatgcatgtgatagataaaaagaaaattacactgtttcattatatatatgtatatataattcttttagtTTAATGCTAATAATAATGCCAGCCTTAGGACATATTAATATTCCTGCAGACCCTGATAAGCGAACATCTTTACTTGGTTTACAAGATAAACCTTATGTATCAAAACAATTGATCAACTTTATGCTTGATGTACTATTGTTACCGTATGGGTAAGCAGGATTGTTGTActatgattaatttaattataatacattttatattataaacaacaTTGGTATAATATTAGATCGGTAGGACAAAGTGAAAATCAGCAATTGAATCAAACTGTTGATTGGCCTCAATTTCCTGTTCCACCTGGATTAAGTGAATATGCATTCAAGAGAGTTATAGGTGAACATCCACCTACTGCTGAACAGCTGGAACAAACTAAATTGGgaattgttaaatttatttctagtGGATTTTTTCCTGActcagatatttttatacatttggTTGTTGCAGCTGCAGATACTAGATTTAGTGTTGCTAATATGGCAGAtttagaattgaaaaaaattgtaaggtatgtacaaaattttattgtagttcttgtatttaattttatgtttgtttcagtatttgtatatatatgtttcagtTCTTTAGATTGGTCCTCAATGCAAATAGCTGCACCACTTTATACATTATTCTTAGGTACTGATGGTTTAGCAACACAAAAGGAAATTAAACCTGAAATGAAACGATTACCTGCTAGTACTCGTATTCGACTAAAAGTATTACATTATCTTTGTCGATTAACTAAATCAGgttttattattccttcatGCATTCAGGTATATTATAAGTAAttgttaacaattatttatataattgaaatcttgtataatattaatagtgtgatatttatattaaattataggTTGTATTTGATTCTTTGTAtggaaaaaatacaaattcaaaGTTGAAATCATTAGCATTGCAATTTACATCTAATATTGTTCAGCAGTAAGTCTATTTCATtaacttgaaaattttatttctatatttaagttatttatgtaaatatgcatacatataagattatgtttctttctttttcaagatgTAGTCTTACACCATTGGTTCGTGTAGCAGGGGTAATATTAAATggtatgataaaattaatttctgaaGGCGAAGATATTCATAAACCTATGGCATATACAATTATTGGACAATTAGGCCAAAGAATACCTTCTTTAATCAATAAAGATTTGAGTTTGTTACAAAATCTTTTCGATACCTTGGTATCGGTAAGTactgattaaataatttttttacaagattttcaaatatttttccagttatacatttaataaaatttgtttattataatattttttttcaaatttaagaCTGACGGAGATTTACGAAGAACTGTGCGAGATGCTTTAATATCTGTAACATCTGCATTTATTCTCAATagagaagataaaagtaaCATAGCTTTGATGAATGCTTTATTGTCATCTCATATAGAATCACCAGAATCAAGTGtaaggtatgtatatacaaatctattgatataaatattattatacataaataatttattattatttaaatataggtTTGTGGCTATGCATTATGCCGCGACAGTATTTCCTCCTGATGATGCTCCATCACGATATCTACTACTTTTATCATGTGGTGATAACAAACATGAAATAAGTACAGAAGCTGTAAAAGCTCTATATAGCGGTGTAAATAAAACTGACGGTGATAGTCATGATAAACAGGATGTCAAACAAACAGTTCTACCAGATTTCTCAGATCTTGTAGCTTATATACATTCAAAGATGCAAATAAGAATGTCTATGCCAAGTggtggaaaaataaatataggaAGTAAAACGCTTCCATTTAATATTGCAACTTTTTCAGAGGTATATTTTTTCAGAttcgaataattatatgatagaaaaatatattacttttacatatatgtattttttacagataattaattatctacgCGTTTGTCTCGCAAAAAGTGCtaatatacctacatataatGAGCCACTACAACATCCATGTGAATACACTCCAATGATTGGAcgttatttacaaaatttgtaTGAAACTCAACCAGGAGCactaaattattatcttgatATGATTTTACTGCTCACTCATGCTGCTGCAGgtattattttcaagaataatATTTGAGAGAATtgaactttataaaaatacaaaatagatATTTGGAACGTGATTTTATTGGTGTTTTTGCAGATTCAACTTCTTTGCAAGCATTATTAGAAGTTGTTGGTTGTATTCCAAATTATATgagagaaatttatgaaaaagaattaccATGGCTCCGTACCTTACTTACATCCACAAAACCGGATGTAAGATATTTGGTTGCTAAAGTCTATGGTGTTATAACTTCTAATTTTTCATCTGTTGATTTCGAAAAACACATTTCGGAGATTATAgatatgataaagaaaaaacatgtaGAATCACAGCATGGTTCATTATTGGCTTTAACTTTCATGATGGAGAggaatttgataattaaacgaaatgaaaatagagaCGACCTGCTCAATTGGGAGATGTATATTCATGttgttaaaattatatgtacgttcgtatatacgataaataaattgtatcaaaaaactattttaataaattatatttatatttttaggtACATTTCTTCATGAAAGTACAACATTACTTATGGATGCTGCAGTTGAAGCTATTGGTATTGTAGGAAAAACATTTCCTTTACCATTACCTGCAGAAGGAAatgatgaattaaataaaaaagcagtTACAGAAACACTGTTTTCTATAGTAACTGATGTAAAAATTAAGACTAaggtttgttttattattttatgaggATACGGATTTTCGTTGTTTTGTcagatttcaaaaaaattctttttcaggTGAAGGAAAAGGCAGTGATCTCTTTAGGATACATATGCGTTGCAGAAGATTTTCCACACACTACATATATAATAgacaaaataattacaatggcGAAAGAAGTAAGTAATTTTTTACTGCTTATAATATTGCatttaagtatattatttatattatataataatattttaatttatagactaaagatatagaaattcatttaattatggGCGAAGCTCTAGTATGTTGTGTTCAGGGACAGGCATCTCCAGAAGGACGAGATGCATGGACAACTCTTCCTAGTGAATATAAGATTTCATTTAGCAACAAGAGTATTGaacttttaatatatgtactagatgaattattaaaaatgtacaaGATACCACATCCTAATTCCAGACAGGTATGAGacataattttgatatagtattttattttttttctgtttgatTTGCCATACTgagttacaattttttttttataggccACATGCATATGGTTGTTAGCACTATTAAAACATAATGTTCAACGAGATTGtatcaaaacaaaattatcaGCAATTCATCATGCTTTTATAGAATTTCTTTCTGAGGACAgtggtaaatattttttttttttttaataattacgaacaaacggtatatattgaaaacttaaataacgtaatatttttacgtttatgAATAGATATAATACAGGATTTAGCAGCAAAGGGACTTAGTCTAGTACATGCTAATAGCACACAAGAAGAACGTAATTCTTTAGTATCGTCTATATTAGAACAGTTTATGCAAGGTCGCAGAACTGTACAACAAGTTACAAGTGATACAAAACTATTTGAAGAGGGCCAGTTAGGAAAAAGTCCTAGTGGGTAAGacaagtttatttattaataacaaattgagTGTTAGcaatgttattttaataacatacttttacattttctatgaataataactatttatgtttttagtGGTAATATATCAACATATAGAGAAATATGCTCTCTTGCAACTGAGTTACAAAAACCAGAAttggtttattattttatgcgaTTAGCTAATCATAATGCAGTTTGGACATCTAAGAAAGGTGCTGCATTTGGATTTGCAGCTATAGCTAGTATAGCAAGTGATGaattaaataagtatttaCCAAGTATCATACCAAGATTATACAGATATCAGTTTGATCCTACTCCAAAACTTCAACAAAGTATGAGTAGTATATGGCGTGAAATTGTTCCTTCTACAATTAAAGCTGtgagtaaaaaattatttttaattttttttttcgcctaCTTATCTTACAAGCATTTTTATGTTACTTTTTAGCTTGAACAATATCACAAAGAAATATTGgatgatattagaaataatttgacAAATAATGAATGGCGTGTACGCATAAGTTGTTGTAATGCTTTATCTGATTTGTTGAGAGCAAATATCCATATAAATTTAGAATTATATGCTCCTGAATTATGGATGAAATTGTTTCGTGTAATGGATGACATTCATGAAGGTACAAGGCTAGCTGCTACAAATACGGCCAAAGTACTTAGCAAAGTAAGTAATAAATAGTTTTAGTATagtaaattgttatatatactatacaattatcttctttttttttataggtttGTATACGACACTGTGATTCTTCATATGGTAAAGCAGGTGAAGATTTATTACAAGCCATTTTACCACCATTACTTGATATTGGTGTACTTCATACAATAGATACTGTGAGAGCAGTATCATTACAAACAGTATCTCAACTTGTAACATCAGCTGGAAATTTGCTTAAACCTGCTCTAGTCAACTTAATACCTGCTCTTTTAAGTGCAATCGGAGAATCTGAGAATCCTAATCTGTCATATTTAAGTAATGCATATGGTACGACATCCGAAGCACAAGATGCTATTGATGCATTAAGAACTTCTGTTGCAAAAGGTCATCATGCAACAGAAACAATATCTAAAGTAAATTTTTGTCTATAATTAATACTTGCTTCGTATACTTAAgatatagttattaattattttattttatatagtgTATACAATATATCGACGCGTCTATTTTGAAAGAGTTGATGCCAAaagtaatagaattaataaaatgcaGCGTTGGTTTTGGAACAAAGATTGCTTGTTCCCATTTTTTGATTCTTCTTAGTACTCATTTGAAACAAGAGATGCAACCATATACTGGTTAGTATAAACGcaatataacgattattatgtCTTATTGAGAATTTTTactatacaattatatatgttctatatatatataggtaagcTTTTAGTTGTTTTGGTAAATGGTTTAGCTGATCGTAATGCTGCGGTTAGACGAAATAATGCTATTGCTATTGGTCATGTGGTTGGATCAGCAAAGGAATCTAgtcttgaaaaattatttaacactTTAAATACTTGGTATATGGAAAAAGAAGGTATGTAtaaacaaaaaggaataacttttagaataaaaatttaataaaattaattatgtgTTGTAACAAgtacgaattatttttagatgATTCCATTAGATTAGCAGTTGGACAAACTTTGCAATccataaataatcataatcaagagttattaagaaattatttaaatattattatacctcTTATATTTTTTGCTATGCATGCAGAAAAAACTCAAGGTTTGGATACAACagtatattcatatttaatatttttaatttatgtattgctctattttaaacaatttatttccaGCAAATGAAAATACAGTTGCACTATGGACTGAATTATGGAATGATATAACACCAGGAACAGAAACAGGAATTAGgcaaaatttaaatacaataactACTACTCTACGTGGAGCTTTAGAATCAGCATCATGGAATACTAAAGTACAAGCAGCAAATGCAGTTAATACAGTAGCATCAAAGTTGGGTAGTGGTGTTGATCTAGATGCAAGAAATactttattaaaagtattgaCAGATGGATTACGAGGACGAACGTGGAATGGCAAAGAGAGACTCTTAAGTGCTCTTGCTACATTAGCAAGTAATAGCAAGTAAGACCACGTATGCTGTTGCTGTTACAaaactgtgtgtgtgtgtatatatatatatatatatacatatatatatattataagattttttaatatcaatttttatttttaattttaacattagAGAAACCTTGCACgaagatgaaaaattgaaagaaatgataatagaaacactatatagagaaagtaaaaaagaagcgGTAGAATATCGTCAACATGCTCTACAAGCTTTCTGTACTGTATTACATGAGTTagatatcgataaatttacagaagtttataatattgctcaagaaattttaacgaaagttAGTATTAAcagattgataaataaattgtttaatataatttttaaatctaatGTATTATGTAAATTCCATAGTTATCAAATAAAAAcgctgatgatgatgatgattctattgttgaaaattctaagaggaaagaaaataatatcaagtTACAAGAAGTAGTATATGAAATGCTAGGCAAAGCATGGCCATCTTCTAAAAAGACACAgggtaaaagaattttatatttaactaaaaatatcaattacgctcattaaatataatatgagtatataaatttatattcgtacatttatatttttcagacAACTTTTGTATAGAATTTGTACACCACTGTCAACAAGTATTACCGAATACAACGAGATCTGTACAAGTTGCTATATTGACATCACTAAATCATTTTGTGGATAAACTTgttctttttacaataaattatgcaaatatgacgacaaaagataaagaaacattaaattcattatgtGATATGCTTTGCAATATATTGTCAAATTgtataagtaagtaaatttgaatattttcagcAAATAACTTTAGATTTCCAgattcctttatatatctgttttttatttaggTACTCCGAGATATAcaagaataagaaaggaaggattaaatatagttatttcgctttcaaaaaaattaaatgaaacaaaaaatattgaaaatcttgacaaaataaaattagtgCTTAAAGAATTAATGCCAGATTTAGCAAAGGATAATCAACCTGAAATTCGAACAAGagttatagatattaaagaaatgcTGAAAATGTAAACACTATGTTGTTTGATTTCTGTATTATTCTAGAATCAAAGTATATATCAGTAAACTTATATTTCCAGTACCACACATCTCTGAATAATGGTAACACgcaaattatatattggttattgtcaatatatattattaatatttgcaaattttcACATTTCAGTGTTGGGTTCAGGAATAAAGGTGTTACTGGACATATAATctcatctttaaaaaattacatgatGATTCTTCTATATGAATGGAAGTTTATGTATTCAAAATATGCAGTTTATCAACTATAACAAATCTTATAATTAGAATGTACTAACATCAAAAACAACAATTATTCAgactattaaattaaattactttatgatatattattaaaatataatatatcttataagatggatatattatgtttatatcaGAAACCAGTTTTTTAAGTGTTGAATAGCTAGAttgaatttttgtaatattacaatatttatggACAAATAGTTGGGTAAAAACTAGTTTTGCTGTTTTTAGTTTCTCACTGGGTAAATGTATTGCATAATTTAATgcataaattgttattaaaattaacaaaataatagtaattgatAAAATGTAAACAAACGTTACAGCACAATATTATTCTGTAAAAACTTCCCACATATTCAATGTGTTTTGTTACCAAAGGTAAggcatttaattattaatcacaCTGGATTGTGACCAATTTAAACTATATTTCTGATACCCTTgctttttaaatttgtaaattatataataatatatcatttgttaTATCAAATGTATTATGATTACATAATGgtgttttaatttataatgataaagtgAGAGAATAGATCagcttttttaatatcaagtGACTTAATATgtgattaatatatacattcaaaATTCACATGGAATgattaattatgtaaaaatattggacaaaaaaattacattaccagtataaaaataatttttctaaaatctttatttattttaatccaatatatataacaattatttcaaattcattgtttctcttttaactttttaagTAAAATTGAAGCTCCTGGAGTTTgttctttcttaatattttgcAATACTGCttgcaattttaatattaaattactaaTTACTGTTTcagtttcattttctattagtAAAATAAGCAAAAAGCAACCTCTATTAAATCGTATCCATTGTTTCAGAATATTCTTTGTTAGATAGTCAATTAATATAGAACCAAAAGTAGTCTCTTCCTTTGCttctaaatttttatcattttgaatAAGTTTTTTTAACATCATATGTAGACCTGGATGTTCAATAAGATCGCATTCAGATTCTGTATTAGTAAGAAAAGAAGCGATGGCTTTAAAtacacattttaatttttcaccaGAACCTACTTTCAATACTGCAAGAGTAACCATTAAAACAGATCCTTTTGACAGCCATTCTGCTGTTTCTGAAGCAATTGATTCTAAGTATAAGTCTGTAACAGCTTCACgaagttctttttctctaatatcAGCTGGTTTTTTGctcgtttcattattatctccTTGACTTAAACACTCTATTATACTTGGTGGAAAATAATGAGGATCCCTCCTTGCtacaagatataatataacatgtttcccatattcatttaatactatttctgttaaatctttttgtatttcagagagaattatttttttcattaaaacagTATCATCGACAGAATCAATGAGTGCTAATAATACCATATACCCATGTTCAGACAtggcaatatttttaatattttcttttagaactttcataataatttttctgtcTTTATTAGTTCCATGCCATATACAAAGCATAGCAACTTTAGTACCAACTTTTGTACTAGATAATTCAACTATTAAACTTCTTAACATAACTATCATTTCACTTCTATCTACATTTGAACAATTTGTCAAATATTCCCAAATGACAGTTTGAAGTAATacagaattaataaatttcttatttaaaattctaattaCATTTGTTTTTACAGCAGATAATATTGCAGATTTCATACCTTCTGCATTTTCAAAAGTATCAGAAAGaatctttacttttttatctttggcttttttgtatatatcacCATAAAATTcttgtttaaaatttattttatcttcatttgtAGCCCAAGTAGAATATGCAAGTTCAATAAGAGGAGCAGAGACAATATTACTCATCAAATTAACTATATTTCCATACCActctgaaataatattttttcttaatattgcAGTTCcatgttttaataaaacttttatacaATTCTTTGCATATTTTGATTGAGTCATAGCTATGATAGATGGCTTTAATTCGTCAAATACATTATCTCGTATATCAGATTCACAATATTTGAGTACCCACTGAACTATACGCGATATGTCAtgagtaaatattattttgttataatgagattttaataattcgtgAAGCTCTTGActcaacttctttttttcttctaatgtaCAGTCAGTTCTACGTAATTtttcacttattttttttgctcgaatagatatttcatatacatccgttaatcttctttcttttcttttttctcttaaatctttcttcttctttttaaagttCTGCCAATCTTCCTTTTCtgtcgttaaaatattatcttttgtaatattttttttatttttcaaatcctttaaataaccttttttttttaaatctttctgATGTACTTTCAACGAATTCTTTAACAATggtttttcaaattttacttttttctctatctttacattattttctttatcctttttcttttttttgacaaCTTTTAAGTCTACTTTCTCTGTGATGGTATCAtcattgtttaaatttttttttatccttttcggTTTTCTTTCCGTAGAAGTTTCTTGCTCTTTtcgtttcatattttaatataatcctTAGAAGAAATAACTAAACAAGATTTATAcaagttaattaaaaaattaaaaaagatgtaTTGTATATGAGTGATACAATTTCTGATCTTAaccttaaataatattttatatttttattatctatagagagtctataaaattatatgtatttttatttcaataaataaacacaaatacttaaaaaaatgaatacaaCACAATATTTCAAGAGTAAactattgttttaatattatagtaaatacACGTGTGATAAATCCGCGTGACCATTAAACTATAATAAGTAATCAAAGGAAAGGAGAGTAGGAACTTTTGTCGCCGATAGGAGCGCTAATGTCGCCGCCATTCAGTAACGTGTATTTTTTTACCGCTagaatttgtataaattattaacatcatCACATTCAGAAATCTGACTTACAAAAGCCTGAATTATGGATGCACATAATATacaacattaacatatatttaacTTTAACTATTTCACAATAATTGGAAATGGAAATGACCTGTTTCAAATTTGCAATAATTATACACAAAGAATTGTTCGTTTCAATTAACCTACTCATCATAGTGTACATTAATGAATACACATTTGTAATTATGAAGATTATgaagacaataaaaattttatgttaccaatttcaaagaaattcattcaattgtatataaaatctatataaaatattatctatttaagaTAATacgtaaagaaatattatatcgtacgtaatttataatttaaataaatgcttATTATTCTGATTAGTTTACTATttaaatgtgaaaataagtcaATGTTAGaggttaattatatatatataaaaaacttGGTAAATATCTGTTGATGCGTACATAGCATTGTCGCGCACACGAAACACGCAATTTCCCCCACCACCACTCTTCTCACGCTTTTCAAGGAGCAGCCAGTAGCACGCGGTTTTCTACCCTTCAGTATTGCATAAACCTTTCGATAGGATGATTGTATATTTCGTGGGTTTCGCGATCATtcacatataataaattgttatagtGTAAACTCTTTCTAAATTCTGTATATTAAACCTTGtgtcaatttcatttttaaagaaaaaagaaggtgtgtctttcgttttctttgtcaaagttaaaaacgtaatattggtaaacaaaaggaaaaagtcattctaattaatttcaaattaatcatttacaaaaaattattaccaattttcaagaaaagaaGGATCTTTCGCTCGTAAGCAATTTACTTGGTGTGGTGGTAAAAGATGGATCAACAAGTTGGCTCACTGCCCATCTTACTTTTGATcgtaaaaagaacaaagaaagttCTTTCTAATCGAAATCGATTCTTTGAAACTTGACTTTCTGCTGTATTTCTAACGTGTGACCTGAagtaattcgttcgttcgattaatCTTGTTCGACGAAGTCCCGAATTAACCCGGAAAAAAGAGACGTGCGtgaaaaagacagatagatagataggtagatagatagagagagagagaaagagagaaagaagaaaaagaagagtcaGACAAAAAAGTGAAGAGTAACTTCAGTGAAGAG contains:
- the LOC124950292 gene encoding protein penguin encodes the protein MKRKEQETSTERKPKRIKKNLNNDDTITEKVDLKVVKKKKKDKENNVKIEKKVKFEKPLLKNSLKVHQKDLKKKGYLKDLKNKKNITKDNILTTEKEDWQNFKKKKKDLREKRKERRLTDVYEISIRAKKISEKLRRTDCTLEEKKKLSQELHELLKSHYNKIIFTHDISRIVQWVLKYCESDIRDNVFDELKPSIIAMTQSKYAKNCIKVLLKHGTAILRKNIISEWYGNIVNLMSNIVSAPLIELAYSTWATNEDKINFKQEFYGDIYKKAKDKKVKILSDTFENAEGMKSAILSAVKTNVIRILNKKFINSVLLQTVIWEYLTNCSNVDRSEMIVMLRSLIVELSSTKVGTKVAMLCIWHGTNKDRKIIMKVLKENIKNIAMSEHGYMVLLALIDSVDDTVLMKKIILSEIQKDLTEIVLNEYGKHVILYLVARRDPHYFPPSIIECLSQGDNNETSKKPADIREKELREAVTDLYLESIASETAEWLSKGSVLMVTLAVLKVGSGEKLKCVFKAIASFLTNTESECDLIEHPGLHMMLKKLIQNDKNLEAKEETTFGSILIDYLTKNILKQWIRFNRGCFLLILLIENETETVISNLILKLQAVLQNIKKEQTPGASILLKKLKEKQ